Within the Bacteroidia bacterium genome, the region CAGATCCCTGCCTCTTCACAACTCCCTCTTCCCTGCCGTCCAAAAATTCCTCCGCTATGCGCTTCATCTACAATCAGCTTCGCCCCGTAACGCTCACATAAATCCGCTATTTCCTTCAGGGGTGCCTCGTCACCATCCATGCTGAATACGGATTCCGTAACAACAAAGACGCCCTCACTTGCCTTCTGTAACAAACTCTCCAGGTGATCCAGATCGTTATGTTCATAATGCCAGTGCCTGCCAAATCCCATCCGCAACCCATCCCGTACGGAGGCGTGGGAATACGCATCGTAAATAAAAAGAGATTCCTTATCCGACAAGGCCGAAATCAAGCCCAGGTTCGCAGTATACCCTGAATTGAACAACAAGGATGACTCTGCGCCGAAAAAGCCGGCCATGAAGTCCTCTGTATCCCCGAATACCTTGTGATTGCCCGACAATAAACGTGATCCGGTGCTTCCGTGCGGCAATCCCGTTTCCGGCAGTTCCAGACGTGAATAGCCGAGATAATCATTGGAAATGAAATCTACTCCTCCGGGCGGTTTCAGCTTTCGCAGTGCCCCCCGCTCACTCCGGTCCTTTAATCGTTGTTTCATTACAGGGGAATAAAGTTAGTAATTTAGGCCTGACACTATGCGCATTGCATTGATCTCCGATACTCACGGACACCTGGATCCGCTCCTCTTTAAATACGCAGACACCTGCGATGAAATATGGCATGCTGGAGATATTGGAGCACAGGAGGGCCGGCAATTAGGGGTGTTGGAAGAACTAAGGAAGTTTAAGCCCTTAAGAGCGGTATTCGGGAATATTGATGACGGTAAAACAAGAAAAGAATTGCAGGAAACGCTGGAATTTGAGCTCGAAGGGTTAAAAGTGTTTATCACACACATTGGAGGTTATCCCGGACATTACGCACCGGGAATAAAAGCCAAGCTTCTGAAAAAAAGACCGGGACTCTTCATTTGTGGTCATTCCCATATATTGAAAGTGATACCCGATAAAGAACTCGGGCTGCTGCACATGAATCCAGGAGCCGCGGGCATTCATGGTTTTCATACTGTAAAAACCATGTTACGATTTACCATTCGTGAAGGAAAAGTGCAGGAGTTACAGGCTATTGAACTGGGGAAACGGGCATAACAGCCTGCTGAAGTGTTTCCCATAATTTTACCATGGCCAGCGTATCCAGTTTACAATATTCCTTGAGATCCTCAATGGTTTCCTGAATTTCAAAAAGATCTGCAGCTGCCGAGAGTGACTCATACCGGCTCATG harbors:
- a CDS encoding aminotransferase class I/II-fold pyridoxal phosphate-dependent enzyme, coding for MKQRLKDRSERGALRKLKPPGGVDFISNDYLGYSRLELPETGLPHGSTGSRLLSGNHKVFGDTEDFMAGFFGAESSLLFNSGYTANLGLISALSDKESLFIYDAYSHASVRDGLRMGFGRHWHYEHNDLDHLESLLQKASEGVFVVTESVFSMDGDEAPLKEIADLCERYGAKLIVDEAHSGGIFGRQGRGSCEEAGICGQVFARVFTFGKAFGRHGAVVVGSGVLREYLINFSRPFIYSTAMSPHEVEQLRMSVEYRSSEESEVDLLRRNIEYWNRRTGSLIRTPIRIIPVSGGNEVARTLEKKIAEAGYRVPAILSPTVAPGRERLRICLHSFNTETEMQGLLKAAAG
- a CDS encoding metallophosphoesterase family protein, with protein sequence MRIALISDTHGHLDPLLFKYADTCDEIWHAGDIGAQEGRQLGVLEELRKFKPLRAVFGNIDDGKTRKELQETLEFELEGLKVFITHIGGYPGHYAPGIKAKLLKKRPGLFICGHSHILKVIPDKELGLLHMNPGAAGIHGFHTVKTMLRFTIREGKVQELQAIELGKRA